Proteins from one Thioflavicoccus mobilis 8321 genomic window:
- a CDS encoding KdsC family phosphatase gives MREDILTRARAIRLVIFDVDGVLTDGRLYFDANGQEYKAFHSRDGHGLVMLQRTGVQAAIITGRYCEAVRVRMAGLGITHVHQGCQEKAPVYTQLKDLLDLPDQAVAYVGDDVVDLPVMRCVGLAVAPADAHPLVAREAHWQTPSPGGRGAGREVCDLIMEAQGTLAAACG, from the coding sequence ATGAGGGAAGACATCCTCACGCGCGCCCGCGCGATCCGCCTGGTCATCTTCGACGTCGACGGCGTGCTGACCGACGGGCGCCTGTACTTCGATGCCAACGGCCAGGAATACAAGGCTTTTCATTCGCGCGACGGCCATGGCCTGGTCATGCTGCAACGCACCGGCGTGCAGGCCGCAATCATCACCGGGCGATACTGCGAGGCGGTACGGGTACGCATGGCAGGGCTCGGCATCACCCACGTGCATCAGGGCTGCCAGGAGAAGGCGCCGGTCTACACGCAGCTCAAAGACCTGCTCGATCTCCCGGACCAGGCGGTCGCCTACGTCGGCGACGATGTCGTCGACCTGCCGGTCATGCGCTGCGTCGGGCTGGCGGTCGCCCCGGCCGACGCCCACCCGTTGGTCGCCCGCGAGGCCCATTGGCAGACGCCGTCGCCGGGCGGGCGAGGTGCCGGGAGGGAGGTCTGCGACCTGATCATGGAGGCCCAAGGCACGCTTGCGGC
- a CDS encoding ABC transporter ATP-binding protein, with product MGTGAGAARSGEPLVRIRGLRFARGDNLIFDGVDLDIPRGGVTAVMGPSGTGKTTLLKLISGQLRPAAGTIEVDGQDVHRLSRSALYRLRMRMGMLFQSGALLTDLSVYDNVAYPLREHTGLPESMIRKLVLMKLEAVGLRGVRAQMPATLSGGMERRVALARAVALDPDMILYDEPFTGQDPISLGVLVSLIRDLNDASGLTSIVVSHDVAETLSIADYAYIIADGRVMEAGTAAEVSDSRSEWVRQFLDGLPDGPAHFHAPAPDLVPDLLGEVR from the coding sequence ATGGGGACTGGCGCCGGCGCGGCCCGCTCGGGCGAGCCTCTGGTGCGCATTCGCGGCCTGCGTTTCGCGCGCGGTGACAATCTGATTTTCGATGGGGTCGATCTCGACATCCCGCGCGGCGGCGTGACCGCCGTGATGGGCCCGAGCGGCACCGGCAAGACGACGCTGCTCAAGCTGATCAGCGGCCAGCTTCGTCCAGCCGCCGGCACCATCGAGGTGGACGGCCAGGACGTGCACCGTTTGAGTCGCAGCGCCCTCTATCGCCTGCGGATGCGCATGGGTATGCTCTTTCAGAGCGGGGCGCTGCTGACCGATCTCAGCGTTTACGACAATGTCGCCTATCCGCTGCGCGAGCACACCGGGTTGCCCGAGAGCATGATCCGGAAGCTCGTGCTGATGAAGCTGGAGGCGGTGGGGCTGCGCGGTGTCCGCGCACAGATGCCGGCGACCCTTTCAGGAGGGATGGAGCGGCGCGTCGCGCTGGCGCGGGCCGTGGCCCTCGATCCCGACATGATCCTCTACGACGAGCCCTTCACCGGGCAGGATCCGATCTCGTTGGGCGTGCTGGTTTCGCTCATCCGCGACCTCAACGACGCCAGCGGGCTGACCAGCATCGTCGTTTCGCATGATGTCGCGGAGACCCTGAGTATCGCCGACTACGCCTACATCATCGCCGACGGGCGGGTCATGGAGGCCGGGACCGCGGCCGAGGTCAGCGACAGCCGCTCCGAGTGGGTCCGTCAGTTCCTCGACGGGTTGCCCGACGGGCCGGCCCATTTTCACGCACCGGCCCCGGACCTGGTGCCTGATCTGCTTGGCGAGGTCCGATGA
- the mlaD gene encoding outer membrane lipid asymmetry maintenance protein MlaD gives MVRTRTIEILVGAFMAAGFVALFFLAMKVSNLSSAPVGDGYHLTARFDNVGSLKVRSPVSMAGVRVGRVEGIDFDKSTYEAVVTMIIDPQYDTIPDDTFANIYTSGLLGEQYVGLDAGGSPDYLHDGDQLIHTQSALVLEQMIGQFLFSKAQEGVQPQ, from the coding sequence ATGGTGCGAACGCGCACGATCGAGATCCTGGTCGGCGCCTTCATGGCGGCCGGCTTCGTCGCCCTTTTCTTCCTCGCGATGAAGGTGAGCAACCTGAGCTCCGCCCCGGTCGGCGACGGTTACCATCTGACGGCGCGCTTCGACAATGTCGGTAGCCTCAAGGTGCGTTCACCCGTGAGCATGGCCGGCGTGCGGGTCGGGCGGGTCGAGGGCATCGATTTCGACAAATCGACTTACGAGGCGGTCGTCACGATGATCATCGACCCTCAGTATGACACCATCCCCGACGATACCTTCGCCAACATCTACACCTCCGGGCTGCTCGGCGAGCAATACGTCGGGCTCGATGCCGGCGGCAGCCCGGATTACCTGCACGATGGTGATCAGCTGATCCACACCCAGTCCGCGTTGGTGCTGGAGCAGATGATCGGTCAATTTCTGTTCAGCAAGGCGCAAGAGGGCGTACAACCGCAATGA
- a CDS encoding KpsF/GutQ family sugar-phosphate isomerase, with product MSAAPVPSGAAGRTSRIDSARLRQLGEAVLRTEAEAISALVARVDDSFVRACDYMLACEGRIVVLGMGKSGHIGSKIAATLASTGTPAFFVHPGEASHGDLGMITTKDVALILSNSGETPEMLTILPIIKRLGAPLICLGGNPLSTLARAADVFINVAVAKEACPLGLAPTASTTSALAMGDALAVALLESRGFTAEDFARSHPAGSLGRRLLLHVADIMHQGDDIPMVRRGTPLKDALVEMSRKGLGMSAVVDDAGHVLGIFTDGDLRRTLDRPIDIHTTPIETVMTAGCVTARSDMLAAAALHLMEDRKINGLLIVDEAQFLVGALNMHDMLRAGVV from the coding sequence GTGAGCGCGGCGCCGGTCCCGTCGGGCGCGGCCGGGCGGACCTCGCGTATCGACTCGGCTCGGCTGCGCCAGCTCGGCGAGGCGGTCCTGCGCACCGAGGCTGAGGCGATCAGCGCGCTCGTCGCGCGCGTCGACGACAGCTTCGTGCGCGCCTGCGATTACATGCTCGCCTGCGAGGGGCGTATCGTCGTGCTCGGGATGGGCAAGTCGGGCCACATCGGTAGCAAGATCGCCGCGACCCTGGCGAGCACCGGCACCCCGGCCTTCTTCGTCCACCCGGGAGAGGCGAGCCACGGGGACCTCGGCATGATCACGACGAAGGACGTCGCGCTCATCCTCTCGAACTCCGGCGAGACACCCGAGATGTTGACCATCCTGCCGATCATCAAGCGGCTCGGCGCCCCGCTCATCTGCCTCGGCGGCAACCCGCTCTCGACGCTGGCCCGAGCCGCGGACGTCTTCATCAATGTCGCAGTGGCCAAGGAGGCCTGCCCGCTCGGCCTTGCACCGACGGCCAGCACGACTAGCGCCCTGGCCATGGGCGACGCCCTCGCCGTTGCGCTCTTGGAAAGCCGCGGGTTCACCGCCGAGGACTTCGCCCGCTCTCACCCGGCTGGCAGCCTCGGACGGCGGCTGCTGCTGCACGTCGCCGATATCATGCACCAGGGCGACGACATCCCGATGGTTCGCCGCGGCACGCCGCTCAAGGACGCGCTCGTGGAGATGAGCCGCAAGGGCCTCGGCATGAGCGCCGTCGTCGACGACGCCGGCCATGTCCTCGGCATCTTTACCGATGGTGATCTGCGCCGCACCTTGGACCGGCCGATCGACATCCATACGACGCCGATCGAGACGGTCATGACCGCCGGCTGCGTCACGGCACGCAGTGATATGCTGGCCGCTGCGGCCCTGCACCTGATGGAAGATCGCAAGATCAACGGCCTCCTGATCGTCGACGAGGCGCAATTCCTGGTGGGTGCGCTCAACATGCACGATATGTTGCGGGCCGGCGTCGTCTGA
- the mlaE gene encoding lipid asymmetry maintenance ABC transporter permease subunit MlaE → MMFDSLARLGRSGITALARLGEAHMLLPGMLGGTWGTLLRPRLLVAQIYGIGVLSVLIVVVSGLFVGMVLGLQGYYVLSQFGASESLGIMVAASLVRELGPVVTALLVAGRAGSALTAEIGLMKATEQFSALEMMAVDPIKRILTPRFYGGLLAMPLLAAMFSAVGVIGGYFIGVGLLGLDSGAYWSQMQAKIDFQEDIINGVIKSVVFGMVVTWIALFQGYAATPTAEGVSRATTRTVVHSALAVLGLDFVLTALMFGE, encoded by the coding sequence ATGATGTTCGACTCGTTGGCACGCCTGGGGCGCTCCGGCATCACGGCACTTGCGCGGCTCGGCGAGGCCCATATGCTGTTGCCAGGGATGCTCGGTGGCACCTGGGGTACCCTGCTGCGGCCGCGCTTGCTAGTTGCCCAGATCTACGGCATCGGTGTCCTGTCGGTATTGATCGTCGTCGTCTCCGGCCTTTTCGTCGGCATGGTGCTCGGCCTGCAGGGTTATTATGTCCTGTCGCAATTCGGGGCGTCGGAGAGCCTCGGGATCATGGTCGCCGCGTCGTTGGTGCGCGAACTCGGGCCGGTGGTCACGGCGTTGCTCGTGGCCGGACGTGCGGGTTCGGCGCTGACCGCTGAGATCGGCCTGATGAAGGCGACCGAACAGTTCTCGGCTCTGGAGATGATGGCCGTCGATCCGATCAAGCGGATCCTGACGCCGCGCTTCTACGGTGGCCTGCTGGCGATGCCGTTGCTCGCGGCGATGTTCAGCGCGGTCGGCGTGATCGGCGGCTATTTCATCGGCGTCGGCCTGCTGGGCCTCGATTCGGGGGCCTACTGGAGCCAGATGCAGGCGAAGATCGATTTCCAAGAAGACATCATCAACGGTGTCATCAAGAGCGTCGTCTTCGGGATGGTCGTCACCTGGATCGCGCTGTTCCAAGGCTATGCCGCGACTCCGACGGCCGAGGGAGTGAGTCGCGCCACGACGCGGACCGTAGTTCATTCGGCCCTGGCGGTGTTGGGGCTCGACTTCGTCTTGACCGCACTGATGTTTGGGGAGTGA